Proteins co-encoded in one Armatimonadota bacterium genomic window:
- a CDS encoding DUF6390 family protein: MSREGALLAARFSFMPNRLGYCGPEENRALLDYVAEGAADRGLEQILARFAGAFPYYAFIAAVNGLADPLDVQVVEAYWIGNALLHRVEVADLHRHLTDRFSRRFPPRILQTALRQVPRGARPHHNFHVFSMPIRTGHLEIPHTVETLDQCRVSWGRVLAVHGDRLVVERRPLRLVDDRLTLGPPEPREVFMRFDGKALLADVQPGDVVAIHWGGACHRLTPRQLRFLAYYTRHHLALTNEARRGAVLVDR; encoded by the coding sequence ATGAGCCGCGAGGGGGCACTGCTGGCGGCCCGGTTCAGTTTCATGCCGAACCGCCTGGGCTACTGCGGGCCCGAGGAGAACCGGGCCCTGCTGGACTACGTCGCCGAGGGAGCGGCCGATCGCGGCCTGGAGCAGATCCTGGCGCGGTTTGCGGGGGCGTTCCCGTACTACGCGTTCATCGCCGCGGTCAACGGCCTCGCCGACCCGCTGGACGTGCAGGTCGTCGAGGCGTACTGGATCGGTAACGCCCTCCTGCACCGGGTGGAGGTCGCCGACCTCCATCGGCACCTCACCGACCGGTTCAGCCGGCGCTTCCCGCCCCGGATTCTGCAGACGGCGCTCCGGCAGGTGCCCCGGGGCGCGCGCCCGCACCACAACTTCCACGTCTTCAGCATGCCGATCCGCACCGGCCACCTGGAGATCCCCCACACCGTCGAGACCCTGGACCAGTGCAGGGTCAGCTGGGGCAGGGTGCTGGCCGTCCACGGGGACCGCCTGGTGGTCGAGCGTCGGCCGCTGCGACTGGTGGACGACCGTCTGACTTTGGGACCGCCAGAGCCGCGCGAGGTGTTCATGCGGTTCGACGGCAAGGCGCTGCTGGCGGACGTGCAGCCCGGAGACGTGGTGGCCATCCACTGGGGCGGGGCCTGCCACCGCCTGACGCCGCGACAACTGCGGTTCCTGGCGTACTACACCCGTCACCACCTGGCGCTGACCAACGAGGCGCGGCGCGGAGCTGTGCTGGTCGACCGATGA
- a CDS encoding HypC/HybG/HupF family hydrogenase formation chaperone: protein MCVALPGQLLEIVDPDRRLGRVEVLGVTRLVNLALLDDPAPGDWVLIQTGFAVEKVDEATARETLDFLRALEADAAAGLSADDTSP, encoded by the coding sequence ATGTGCGTCGCGCTGCCCGGCCAACTGCTGGAGATCGTCGATCCGGACCGCCGGCTCGGCCGGGTCGAGGTGCTCGGCGTGACGCGCCTGGTCAACCTCGCGCTGCTGGACGACCCTGCGCCCGGCGACTGGGTGCTGATCCAGACCGGCTTCGCCGTGGAGAAGGTGGACGAGGCCACGGCGCGCGAGACCCTGGACTTCCTGCGAGCGCTCGAAGCGGACGCCGCGGCCGGGCTGTCGGCCGACGACACCTCCCCATGA
- a CDS encoding ABC transporter substrate-binding protein yields the protein MMRAAVVLLAVLAAAGTAAGQPTVLRLTWWTDVGFPTPFAFSTLGPGGVVRLTLVYDTLVWKDERGLIPWLAQTWRPSPDARAYVFTLHDGITWHDGRPLTAHDVRFSFEYYRRHPFRWVDTQLVTGVEVRDRRTVVVRLAEPFAPFLETIAGVVPIIPEHVWRGIERPERVHDLAAVVGSGPYRLVEYRPEAGLYRFVAFDRYFRGRPRIDEIRYTVTPAERQVLAVQTGQVDQAMATTYDVVRLLAGHPYLRVLETEPLSVARLLFNLDQAPTSLRPFRHAVAYALDRARIGETIVRGPAVPGSAGVVPPTDPWYTARVRAYPYEPARARALLREAGFEDRDGDGVLEGRDGARLQVELTSTPVRDVDLIEQMLRAVGIDVRLRTVDAAMRAQLGAEGRFQLLLTFHTGSGGDPDYLRTWFTGRDANQFAAGSVMRSPTYVRLAQLQARAVDPAQRRRYVEAMQVALSEALPTLPLYYRRFYWIYDSRKFTPLATRGGLLNGIPLADNKLAFLR from the coding sequence ATGATGCGGGCGGCGGTGGTCCTCCTGGCCGTGCTGGCAGCGGCCGGGACCGCGGCCGGGCAGCCTACGGTACTGCGGCTGACGTGGTGGACGGACGTCGGGTTCCCCACGCCGTTCGCCTTCTCCACGTTAGGACCCGGCGGCGTCGTCCGGCTCACGCTGGTGTACGACACCCTGGTCTGGAAGGACGAGCGGGGGCTCATCCCGTGGCTGGCCCAGACGTGGCGTCCGAGTCCGGACGCCCGGGCCTACGTCTTCACGCTGCACGACGGCATCACCTGGCACGACGGGCGGCCGCTCACCGCGCACGACGTCCGGTTCTCGTTCGAGTACTACCGCCGCCACCCGTTCCGATGGGTCGACACCCAGCTGGTCACCGGCGTCGAGGTGCGCGACCGGCGGACCGTGGTGGTGCGCCTGGCCGAGCCCTTCGCGCCGTTCCTCGAGACCATCGCCGGCGTGGTGCCCATCATCCCCGAACACGTCTGGCGGGGGATCGAGCGGCCCGAGCGGGTCCACGACCTCGCCGCGGTCGTCGGGTCCGGGCCCTACCGCCTGGTCGAGTATCGGCCCGAGGCCGGCCTGTATCGGTTCGTGGCGTTCGACCGCTATTTCCGCGGCCGCCCGCGCATCGACGAGATCCGGTACACGGTCACCCCGGCAGAGCGCCAGGTCCTGGCCGTGCAGACCGGCCAGGTCGACCAGGCGATGGCCACGACCTACGACGTCGTGCGCCTGCTGGCCGGGCATCCCTACCTGCGGGTGCTGGAGACCGAACCCCTCTCGGTTGCACGCCTGCTGTTCAACCTGGACCAGGCGCCCACGAGCCTGCGCCCCTTTCGCCACGCGGTGGCCTACGCCCTCGACCGCGCACGGATCGGCGAGACGATCGTGCGGGGGCCCGCCGTGCCCGGCAGCGCGGGGGTGGTCCCGCCCACGGATCCCTGGTACACCGCCCGCGTCCGGGCCTACCCCTACGAGCCGGCCCGCGCCCGCGCGCTGTTGCGCGAGGCCGGCTTCGAGGACCGCGACGGCGACGGCGTGCTGGAGGGGCGCGATGGGGCCCGGCTGCAGGTCGAGCTCACGTCGACGCCGGTACGCGACGTGGACCTGATCGAACAGATGCTCCGCGCGGTCGGCATCGACGTCCGCCTGCGCACCGTGGACGCGGCCATGCGCGCGCAGCTGGGCGCCGAGGGGCGGTTTCAGCTGCTGCTGACGTTCCACACCGGGAGCGGCGGCGATCCCGACTACCTGCGCACCTGGTTCACCGGCCGGGACGCCAACCAGTTCGCCGCGGGCAGCGTGATGCGCTCGCCGACATACGTGCGCCTGGCGCAGCTCCAGGCGCGCGCGGTGGACCCCGCGCAGCGGCGACGCTACGTCGAGGCGATGCAGGTCGCGCTCAGCGAAGCACTGCCCACGCTGCCGCTGTACTACCGGCGCTTCTACTGGATCTACGACAGCCGGAAGTTCACCCCGCTGGCGACGCGCGGTGGCCTGCTCAACGGCATCCCGCTCGCCGACAACAAGCTGGCGTTCCTCCGCTGA